From Candidatus Pedobacter colombiensis, one genomic window encodes:
- a CDS encoding TonB-dependent receptor, producing the protein MYKIYTKMMCWLNRHIFRVLQFLLNAAIYALKDIDKGKLIMRINLITILMIATILQVNASGFAQNVTFTGKNVSLEQVFKEVRKQTGYNILLSVKKVSVDKRINVAFDQSSVNEVMNKCLDGLPLTYAIDNKTIVVKEKEKTLIGVIKDYLSAEIIKGRVLGESGQPLPGASISVKGASGSTRSLEDGSFSISIPEKGAVLVISYIGYKSREIKIGDQNNITVRLEPVSSDLDQVVVVGYGSSRKKDLTGSVAIVSAKDVQDLPFATVDNALAGKAAGVQVTKADGTPGGAVKIRVRGSTSLLGGNDPLYVIDGVPVQVRSNFINTGFDLGTPVANNTNNAGGVSAGLSSSFVNGLNSIGGLNINDIESISILKDASSTAIYGSKAANGVVIITTKSGKKDMKPQIVANYYSTTSRAITPNVLNVDQYKMLISEAAKNDFDEHTKAADYMPAETEAIVKNPSAFFGRANTNWIDEVTRNTISHNADLSVQGGGAASKYFSSISFNSTPGVIKNTDYQRVTGKLNLENEIGKRFRFVTNLLLGYTNQHIGDGAYGQALRARPDFAPYDEKGIPTNFSTVGYSYMGFQNPVALLQATNNAKTFSLMGSASGLYDITKDLKFKSTVSLNMQTYNQRNYIPSFLSVGSVQGNVTNNGGIGSNSNSRLANWFLENTLTYNKTFNDIHELTVLAGTSYETIKNSFFSATATGYPDDKVLNNLSSATTPLITRGDDPGKPQSYLLSFYLRSNYSLLDKYLFTFTGRADGSSKFGPNNKFGYFPSGAVAWRVSQENFLKDVKWIDDIKLRGSYGLTGTQNIGDQMYRTLYSPYAYAGSNALIPTQLGNAAIKWESTKEADAGIDISLFDNRLQATVDYYNKKTNGVLLSLPIASSSSFSSLLRNTADIKNTGLEVSLAGDIIRSKNFRWNGSLNVTWNKSLVTKLDATANLKQIGSLTGLELGNSTTLIEGKPLGLITGYKVTGIIKTQEQLDAYKKELGFIGMIFYPYTNIGDLMYELDYEQYKQYQSAFPKTNEIIAQAAPKYYGGFSQGFGYKNFDLQFYFTFSQGGSLVWGDHIGSMQFSGSSNANAVMLNRYHAGNTETNQPRLLYGDGVAPISNMNVFSSSYIKLRTVSLNYKLGKSKWMERAGLLNASLFASATNLFTITKYPGNDPETTNDTYSVSGGYFDVSNYPTVRSFSLGFKLGF; encoded by the coding sequence ATGTATAAAATATATACTAAAATGATGTGTTGGCTTAACAGGCACATATTCAGAGTTTTGCAATTTCTTTTGAATGCTGCAATTTATGCTTTGAAAGATATTGATAAAGGAAAACTGATCATGAGAATTAATTTGATCACTATATTAATGATCGCGACAATTCTGCAGGTGAATGCCTCCGGATTTGCCCAGAATGTTACCTTCACGGGGAAAAATGTTTCCCTTGAACAGGTATTCAAAGAAGTAAGAAAACAGACTGGTTACAACATCCTGCTTTCTGTAAAGAAGGTGAGTGTAGATAAAAGGATTAATGTGGCATTTGATCAAAGTTCTGTAAATGAGGTGATGAACAAGTGCCTTGATGGATTGCCTTTAACTTACGCGATTGATAACAAAACAATTGTGGTCAAAGAAAAAGAAAAGACCCTTATCGGAGTTATCAAGGATTATCTTTCTGCGGAAATAATAAAGGGAAGGGTATTGGGCGAGTCTGGCCAGCCGCTCCCAGGTGCTTCAATTAGTGTAAAAGGAGCTTCGGGTTCTACAAGATCTTTAGAAGACGGAAGTTTTTCCATTTCTATACCAGAGAAAGGTGCTGTTCTGGTGATTTCTTATATCGGGTATAAATCAAGAGAAATAAAAATCGGTGATCAGAATAATATCACTGTACGATTGGAACCTGTTTCATCAGATCTGGATCAGGTGGTGGTGGTAGGTTATGGCAGCAGCAGAAAGAAAGACCTTACAGGTTCTGTTGCTATAGTAAGTGCAAAAGATGTCCAGGATTTGCCTTTTGCAACAGTTGATAATGCCCTGGCTGGTAAAGCTGCGGGCGTACAGGTAACTAAGGCCGATGGAACCCCCGGTGGTGCAGTTAAGATCAGGGTGCGTGGTTCAACTTCGCTTTTGGGGGGTAACGACCCATTATATGTCATTGATGGGGTACCGGTACAGGTGCGCAGCAATTTTATAAATACGGGCTTTGATTTAGGTACGCCGGTTGCTAATAATACCAATAATGCTGGAGGGGTAAGTGCTGGACTGTCTTCGTCTTTTGTAAATGGACTGAACAGTATTGGCGGATTGAATATCAATGATATTGAATCCATCAGTATTCTTAAGGATGCTTCATCAACGGCAATTTATGGTTCGAAAGCAGCTAATGGTGTCGTGATCATTACGACTAAAAGCGGTAAGAAAGATATGAAGCCACAAATTGTTGCCAATTACTATAGTACTACTAGCCGGGCCATTACACCTAATGTACTGAATGTTGATCAGTACAAGATGCTCATTTCTGAGGCTGCCAAGAATGATTTTGACGAGCATACAAAGGCTGCGGACTATATGCCGGCCGAAACTGAAGCTATTGTTAAAAATCCTTCTGCTTTTTTTGGAAGGGCCAATACCAATTGGATCGATGAGGTTACCCGCAATACCATTTCGCACAATGCCGATCTGTCTGTTCAGGGCGGAGGAGCTGCTTCTAAGTATTTTAGCTCTATCTCTTTCAATAGTACCCCGGGAGTGATAAAAAATACAGACTATCAAAGGGTAACAGGTAAGCTGAATCTCGAAAATGAGATTGGTAAGCGTTTCAGGTTTGTTACTAACCTGTTGTTGGGTTACACCAATCAGCATATTGGCGATGGTGCTTACGGACAGGCATTGAGGGCGCGGCCTGATTTTGCACCTTATGATGAAAAAGGTATTCCTACCAATTTTTCTACTGTAGGTTATAGCTATATGGGCTTTCAAAACCCGGTAGCACTGCTTCAGGCCACCAATAACGCAAAAACCTTTAGCCTGATGGGCTCAGCTTCGGGATTGTATGATATCACCAAAGACCTGAAATTCAAGAGTACAGTGTCCCTGAATATGCAAACCTATAACCAGCGTAACTATATTCCAAGCTTTTTAAGTGTCGGCAGTGTGCAGGGAAATGTAACTAACAATGGGGGGATTGGCAGCAATTCAAACAGCAGGTTGGCCAACTGGTTTCTAGAGAATACACTTACCTATAATAAAACCTTTAATGATATACACGAACTGACTGTACTTGCAGGTACATCCTATGAAACGATAAAGAACAGTTTTTTTAGTGCAACGGCTACTGGTTATCCAGATGATAAGGTATTGAATAACCTTTCTTCGGCCACCACTCCGCTGATTACAAGGGGTGATGATCCGGGTAAGCCGCAGAGTTATCTGTTGTCTTTTTACCTGCGGTCAAATTATTCATTGCTTGACAAATACCTGTTTACCTTTACAGGCAGGGCTGATGGTTCTTCAAAATTTGGCCCTAACAACAAATTCGGTTATTTCCCTTCCGGAGCTGTTGCCTGGAGAGTTTCTCAGGAAAACTTCCTTAAAGATGTAAAATGGATTGATGACATTAAACTTCGCGGTAGTTATGGTTTAACTGGTACGCAGAATATCGGTGATCAAATGTATCGTACCTTATATAGTCCTTACGCTTATGCGGGAAGTAATGCATTGATTCCAACACAGTTGGGGAATGCGGCCATCAAATGGGAGAGTACAAAAGAAGCTGATGCGGGTATCGACATCTCCTTGTTCGATAACCGCTTACAAGCAACGGTAGATTATTACAACAAAAAAACCAATGGGGTGTTATTGTCCTTGCCAATTGCATCCAGCAGTTCTTTTTCTTCTTTGTTGAGAAATACGGCTGATATTAAAAATACAGGTTTGGAAGTTTCTCTTGCTGGTGACATCATACGCTCTAAAAACTTCAGATGGAATGGGTCTTTGAATGTGACCTGGAATAAATCGCTGGTAACCAAATTAGATGCTACTGCAAATCTGAAACAGATTGGAAGCTTAACTGGCTTGGAACTGGGTAACAGCACGACACTGATTGAAGGCAAACCACTTGGTCTGATTACAGGTTATAAGGTAACAGGTATTATCAAGACCCAGGAGCAACTGGATGCTTATAAGAAGGAGCTCGGGTTTATTGGAATGATTTTTTACCCGTACACAAATATCGGCGACCTGATGTATGAATTGGATTACGAACAGTACAAACAGTATCAAAGTGCTTTCCCAAAAACTAATGAGATCATCGCTCAGGCTGCACCTAAGTATTATGGTGGCTTTAGTCAGGGTTTTGGTTATAAGAATTTTGACCTGCAATTTTATTTCACCTTCTCACAGGGAGGAAGCCTGGTATGGGGAGATCACATTGGCAGTATGCAGTTCTCCGGATCTTCCAACGCCAACGCAGTGATGTTAAATAGGTATCATGCGGGTAATACGGAAACGAATCAGCCTCGTTTATTGTATGGCGATGGTGTGGCTCCAATATCTAATATGAATGTTTTCAGCTCATCTTATATCAAGTTAAGAACGGTTTCTCTAAACTACAAGCTGGGTAAATCCAAATGGATGGAAAGGGCAGGTTTGCTGAATGCTTCATTATTTGCATCTGCTACCAATCTGTTTACCATTACCAAATACCCGGGAAATGATCCTGAAACTACTAATGATACCTATAGTGTAAGTGGCGGATATTTTGACGTGAGCAATTATCCAACGGTAAGGTCATTTTCGTTAGGGTTTAAACTAGGTTTTTAA
- a CDS encoding FecR family protein, producing MNKDRLRVLLKKNDEGNCTEDEYMELDNWFHEINYNEVNFGEWLSSGGGEEVVKKRLFSEFNQTYMRKSGTIWLRSFYKMVAVLVLICCSFLIYTYYNTRSNVNYLSEKEDVAPGGNKAILTLSNGERVSLNDSKTTAIATQNGVKISKTADGQLIYQVTGDTELASKTIKYNTIETPKGGQYRVVLPDSSRVWLNAFSSLTFPTTFANQTERRVTLSGEAYFEVSKKATHIPFIVLSRGQELEVLGTHFNIEAYKDGKNIKTTLLEGSVRLSLLNKQGFNNLKDKSITLSPGDQSTLHINKDLSVNKVDVNDAIAWKNDYFMFKNEPLESIMQKVSNWYNVEVVFKNEELRNDLFWGTVSRSKNVSSILKVLEMTGEVQFRVEGNKIIVMK from the coding sequence ATGAATAAAGATAGATTACGTGTTTTATTGAAAAAAAATGATGAAGGGAATTGTACTGAAGATGAATACATGGAACTTGACAACTGGTTTCATGAAATAAATTATAACGAGGTAAACTTTGGAGAGTGGTTATCTTCAGGTGGGGGCGAAGAAGTTGTTAAAAAAAGACTGTTTTCCGAATTTAATCAAACCTACATGAGGAAGTCCGGAACGATCTGGTTAAGATCGTTTTATAAAATGGTTGCCGTCTTAGTTTTGATCTGCTGTAGCTTTTTGATATATACCTATTATAATACTAGAAGTAATGTTAATTACCTGTCTGAAAAAGAAGATGTTGCTCCTGGTGGAAATAAAGCTATACTAACCTTGTCGAACGGGGAAAGAGTCAGTTTGAACGATTCTAAAACCACCGCAATTGCTACCCAAAACGGCGTAAAAATTTCTAAGACGGCAGATGGGCAGCTGATATATCAGGTTACTGGAGATACTGAACTGGCTTCTAAAACAATTAAATATAATACTATTGAAACCCCGAAGGGAGGACAGTATAGAGTTGTTTTACCTGACAGCAGCCGCGTTTGGCTGAATGCTTTTTCATCACTCACCTTTCCAACGACGTTTGCAAACCAAACTGAGCGTAGAGTTACATTGAGTGGCGAAGCTTATTTTGAAGTAAGTAAAAAAGCCACGCACATCCCCTTTATCGTGTTGAGCAGGGGTCAGGAACTTGAAGTGTTAGGTACACATTTTAACATTGAAGCTTATAAAGACGGAAAAAATATAAAAACGACCCTGTTGGAAGGATCCGTTCGGTTAAGTTTGTTAAACAAACAAGGCTTTAATAATCTTAAGGATAAATCGATAACACTGAGTCCCGGTGATCAATCTACCCTACATATCAATAAAGATCTTTCGGTTAACAAAGTAGATGTAAATGATGCTATTGCCTGGAAAAATGATTACTTCATGTTTAAAAATGAACCTCTTGAAAGTATTATGCAAAAAGTATCAAATTGGTACAATGTAGAAGTTGTATTTAAAAATGAGGAATTGAGAAATGATCTGTTTTGGGGCACGGTCAGCAGGTCTAAAAACGTTTCAAGTATACTCAAAGTATTGGAAATGACCGGTGAGGTACAGTTTCGTGTAGAAGGTAACAAAATAATAGTAATGAAATAA
- a CDS encoding RNA polymerase sigma-70 factor, whose protein sequence is MVRNLIINYNNSTERELIELWKKGNEEIFEYFYNRHVIKLLSIATHKVGNPDVAQELVQDTFLSLYKKKQEIREETNLAAYLYIALKKNILNHYRKESTHKKYETYVLSHRSELDHSTEWNINTKELEFQIIEEIEKLPPQCRAVFKLSRLDGMSDKTIATTLSISVNTVEQHKRKALRILRFAFKDYLGTALILYLLR, encoded by the coding sequence ATGGTCAGGAATCTTATCATTAATTACAACAACAGTACTGAAAGGGAACTCATTGAACTCTGGAAAAAGGGTAACGAAGAGATTTTCGAATACTTTTATAATCGGCACGTTATAAAGCTGCTGAGCATTGCTACACATAAGGTCGGAAATCCGGACGTTGCCCAGGAGCTGGTCCAGGATACCTTTTTAAGCCTATATAAAAAAAAACAGGAGATAAGGGAAGAAACGAATCTCGCTGCATATTTATATATCGCCTTAAAAAAGAACATTCTGAATCATTACAGAAAGGAAAGCACGCACAAAAAATATGAAACCTACGTGTTAAGTCACAGATCAGAACTAGATCACAGTACAGAATGGAACATTAATACCAAAGAACTTGAATTTCAAATCATTGAAGAAATTGAAAAGCTTCCTCCACAATGCCGAGCAGTATTTAAGTTAAGCAGACTGGATGGAATGAGTGATAAAACAATTGCCACAACACTCAGTATATCTGTAAACACGGTCGAACAGCATAAAAGAAAAGCATTGAGAATCTTAAGGTTTGCATTTAAGGATTACCTTGGAACTGCATTAATTCTCTACCTATTAAGATAG
- a CDS encoding peptidoglycan-binding protein: MATIRILLGFVCFAFIGSDWSVNSNRIGDGSRKKIVVVAQKEIGVRESMENSGPRVDQYNAYVGIRKAPWCASFVSWVFGQAGYPQPRTAWSPALFPADRLTRDPVAGMVLGIYFKDLERIAHCGIVEEVRNDWVYSIEGNTSLNGSREGDGVYRRMRHVRSIYRFSDWWKK; this comes from the coding sequence ATGGCAACAATTAGGATTTTATTGGGCTTCGTTTGCTTTGCTTTTATTGGCAGCGATTGGAGTGTTAACAGCAATCGTATAGGTGATGGAAGCAGGAAAAAGATTGTCGTCGTGGCGCAAAAAGAAATTGGCGTTCGGGAATCTATGGAGAATAGCGGTCCGCGAGTGGATCAATACAATGCGTATGTTGGCATCAGGAAAGCACCTTGGTGTGCGTCGTTTGTGTCCTGGGTTTTTGGGCAAGCTGGGTATCCGCAACCGCGGACAGCCTGGAGTCCTGCACTTTTTCCCGCTGATCGGCTTACCAGGGATCCGGTAGCTGGAATGGTATTAGGGATCTATTTTAAGGATTTAGAACGGATAGCGCATTGCGGAATTGTAGAAGAGGTAAGGAATGATTGGGTTTACTCCATTGAAGGAAATACAAGTCTAAATGGGAGCAGGGAGGGTGATGGAGTTTACCGTCGGATGAGGCATGTGAGGAGTATATATCGTTTTTCGGATTGGTGGAAAAAATGA
- a CDS encoding DUF6266 family protein, protein MGIIRQGILGGFRKKTGTVVGVFWRDLNVIRALPRASNKAATQLQINQRLKFGLIMGFLSSFSDLIEMYYNHRSASKSPMNEAVSYHLKEAVIGEGPDFTIDYTKIKFGRGKLVLPAAMQVGATATATVSFEWNHTVGDNRFRDATDMANLLVYNPVKKQFVTLMEAAPRSAESYSLQLPMEFSGDDIHCYMNFSSALKKGVASNSFYVGKMKVV, encoded by the coding sequence ATGGGAATTATCAGACAAGGAATCCTTGGGGGATTTAGAAAAAAAACAGGAACAGTGGTAGGCGTTTTTTGGAGAGATTTAAATGTAATCAGGGCTTTACCTCGGGCAAGTAATAAGGCGGCCACTCAGCTACAAATAAATCAGCGGCTTAAGTTTGGTTTGATTATGGGGTTTTTAAGTTCATTTAGCGACTTGATCGAAATGTACTATAACCACAGATCGGCCTCAAAATCACCAATGAACGAAGCAGTTTCGTACCATTTAAAAGAAGCCGTTATTGGTGAAGGACCGGACTTTACTATAGATTACACAAAGATAAAGTTTGGTCGTGGTAAATTGGTGTTGCCTGCTGCGATGCAGGTTGGAGCCACAGCTACAGCAACGGTGAGTTTTGAATGGAACCATACCGTTGGTGATAACAGGTTTAGAGATGCAACAGATATGGCCAATTTGCTGGTGTATAATCCGGTAAAGAAGCAGTTTGTTACCCTAATGGAGGCTGCCCCGCGCTCAGCTGAGTCCTACAGTTTGCAACTACCCATGGAATTTAGTGGCGATGATATCCATTGCTATATGAATTTCAGTTCGGCACTGAAAAAGGGAGTGGCGTCAAACAGTTTCTATGTTGGGAAGATGAAGGTGGTTTGA
- a CDS encoding DUF6266 family protein has protein sequence MAKLRKGILGGISGKIGPVVGATWKNVTYVRQHPKKKGKKRPRTAAQLANQKKFTFIQQWLVPFYPYITVGFAKLAIDQIEVNAAFSANYKTAFSGVWPDIIVDHSKILISVGDLKGLHYVEIQRIAAVKLELNWERSAVRNVSFDDQLMLVVYCPELKMTDGFIGGVKRNALKCSFDFDEQMAEHAVEVYLSVTSSDRKEIAESIYLGRLEP, from the coding sequence ATGGCAAAATTAAGAAAGGGTATACTAGGTGGGATTTCGGGGAAAATAGGTCCCGTAGTAGGTGCGACCTGGAAAAATGTGACTTACGTAAGGCAGCATCCAAAGAAGAAAGGAAAAAAACGGCCACGTACCGCCGCTCAATTGGCAAATCAAAAGAAATTTACGTTTATACAGCAATGGCTGGTGCCGTTTTATCCCTATATCACCGTTGGTTTTGCAAAACTGGCAATTGATCAGATAGAAGTAAATGCTGCCTTTTCGGCCAATTATAAAACGGCTTTTAGTGGTGTATGGCCAGATATAATTGTCGACCATTCAAAAATACTGATCAGTGTTGGTGATTTGAAAGGTCTTCACTATGTTGAAATACAGCGCATTGCTGCGGTTAAGTTGGAGCTAAATTGGGAACGGAGTGCAGTACGGAATGTGTCTTTCGATGATCAGCTGATGTTGGTGGTTTACTGTCCGGAGTTGAAAATGACCGACGGCTTTATTGGTGGAGTAAAACGGAATGCATTGAAGTGCAGCTTTGATTTTGATGAGCAGATGGCTGAACATGCTGTTGAGGTTTACCTGAGTGTAACCTCATCTGACAGGAAGGAAATTGCGGAGAGCATTTATTTAGGGAGGTTGGAACCATGA
- a CDS encoding helix-turn-helix domain-containing protein, which produces MLLQIISLLKEILAVLIDIRTKLPMVYARPVPLEEELLDNSDAKRLFKVCDQTLYRWRKKKLISTRMIGNKHYYLKADLIKMTENIGQTQTF; this is translated from the coding sequence ATGCTGCTACAAATCATTTCCTTATTAAAAGAGATTTTAGCTGTACTGATCGACATCAGAACAAAATTACCTATGGTATACGCCAGGCCAGTGCCCCTTGAGGAGGAGCTACTGGATAACAGCGACGCTAAGCGCTTATTCAAAGTTTGTGATCAAACACTATATCGTTGGCGTAAAAAGAAACTCATCAGTACCCGCATGATTGGTAATAAACATTATTATCTAAAGGCCGACCTCATTAAAATGACAGAAAATATCGGACAAACCCAGACTTTTTAA
- a CDS encoding aminotransferase class I/II-fold pyridoxal phosphate-dependent enzyme, with protein sequence MNKINAEIWRFPQPPNGPLTSVQVYKLIVKYIQTGIILPGSRIPSYRVVGKLNEIHRNTMFRIYKRLEDKGWLDPVKGSGTFVSLCFPNYDLLHPADRSIERLPVRLNNTPNIEIHNDHPPSDFIMLGLDTPGPHYLSHWLYLTQISKQAKVYGDFNQMDRISEMKSMEFKTAILDYLNKTRNFRISSSCLEVVLGRREALQQVFKVLLRPFDHVVNTAPRDAMVKKLITDCGAVLHDIKSFENGFIGKLKRLLKKTTIKALYVRQQCSYPEGYSIPENECVELLELAKKHQFYIIEEDDYHEFWYEIKPFKPLICQNHNGHVIYLGALSLLSIYMQQTRTIVAAAEFIQLMQFTYIGQSPFKDPLIEQAIAMMLNNNKLLHSIKKMQREKKEHMFEVGMQLVNALGNMVNVVKPLGGLSFWLEFPDARVLSESIIFIQKEDHKIPFHPYKGRFTLEEKNVCFGFGTWNVMEFQTPAKLLFEKLNSRY encoded by the coding sequence ATGAACAAAATCAACGCAGAAATATGGAGATTTCCTCAACCTCCAAATGGCCCACTTACCAGTGTTCAGGTATATAAGTTAATCGTAAAGTATATACAAACAGGCATCATTTTACCTGGATCAAGAATACCCTCTTATAGGGTTGTAGGTAAGTTAAACGAAATACACCGAAATACGATGTTTCGAATCTATAAACGATTAGAGGATAAAGGCTGGCTAGATCCGGTTAAAGGCTCTGGTACTTTTGTGTCATTATGTTTTCCGAATTATGATTTGCTGCATCCGGCAGATCGTAGCATTGAAAGGCTTCCGGTAAGGTTAAACAATACCCCTAATATTGAAATTCATAACGATCATCCTCCTTCGGATTTTATCATGTTGGGTCTTGATACGCCAGGACCACATTATTTATCACATTGGCTGTACCTCACCCAGATCAGCAAGCAGGCTAAAGTTTACGGAGACTTTAATCAGATGGATAGAATTTCCGAAATGAAAAGTATGGAGTTTAAAACTGCAATATTGGATTACCTGAATAAAACACGGAATTTTAGGATCAGTTCTAGCTGTTTAGAGGTAGTGCTGGGTAGAAGGGAGGCCTTACAACAGGTTTTTAAAGTGTTACTCAGGCCTTTTGATCATGTGGTAAATACTGCGCCCAGGGACGCAATGGTCAAAAAGCTAATTACCGACTGTGGTGCAGTATTGCATGATATAAAATCTTTCGAAAATGGTTTTATTGGCAAACTAAAGAGATTATTGAAGAAGACAACCATAAAAGCCTTATATGTAAGGCAGCAATGTAGTTATCCAGAAGGTTACTCCATACCGGAAAACGAATGTGTAGAGCTTTTGGAGTTGGCTAAGAAACATCAATTTTATATCATTGAGGAAGACGATTACCATGAATTTTGGTATGAAATAAAGCCTTTTAAACCACTGATTTGCCAGAACCACAACGGACATGTGATTTACCTGGGTGCATTGAGTTTATTGTCCATCTATATGCAACAAACACGTACTATTGTTGCCGCAGCAGAGTTTATACAATTGATGCAGTTTACTTATATCGGCCAAAGCCCGTTTAAGGATCCGCTTATTGAGCAAGCGATTGCTATGATGTTAAACAACAATAAGTTGTTGCACAGCATTAAGAAAATGCAAAGAGAAAAGAAAGAGCACATGTTTGAAGTTGGGATGCAATTGGTAAATGCTCTTGGGAATATGGTTAATGTAGTGAAGCCATTAGGTGGACTGAGTTTTTGGCTGGAATTTCCGGATGCCAGAGTTTTAAGCGAGTCTATCATTTTCATTCAAAAAGAAGACCATAAAATTCCTTTTCATCCTTACAAGGGTAGGTTTACCTTAGAAGAAAAAAACGTATGTTTTGGCTTCGGAACCTGGAATGTTATGGAGTTTCAGACACCAGCAAAACTGTTGTTTGAAAAACTGAATTCAAGATACTAA
- a CDS encoding RagB/SusD family nutrient uptake outer membrane protein: protein MKLIQNIIIFGVLLLLVSCQKEFLEKKSDKALLVPTTLEDFEFLLNNQLIMNTAPALGNISADDYFTTSEAILTLNDYEINTYLWKKDLFEGQPSPDWTTAYQQIFYANVVLDGLGKYTSQKTIQEKANTLKGRALFFRAIALYHLTQGFAEPYDVQTASSVLGLPVRTSSDVNIISPRGTLKQTYDQIIADLKLAETLLPVRVTYKTIPYKPAALAMLARTYLTMGDYINAEKYADDCLKLEGKLIDYNLLNPADIRPIPSSIPNGNDEVLFHTSLIAYKFNNRKRSFIAEDVYNLYDNSDLRRAIFFDKDGNGVITFKGGYSNVDSFCGLATDEILLIRAECAARRKDLNSALRDINTLLKNRIDKKIFTPFFTNDAEIALDKIISERRKELFGRSIRWSDLRRLNKETKYAVTLKRSINNIVYTLPPNDPKYTFPIPDDEIKMSGIPQNIR from the coding sequence ATGAAACTTATACAAAACATTATAATATTTGGAGTTCTCTTGTTGCTGGTATCCTGCCAAAAAGAGTTCCTTGAAAAGAAATCAGATAAGGCGCTATTAGTACCCACTACATTAGAAGATTTTGAATTTCTGTTAAATAATCAACTGATTATGAATACAGCACCAGCCCTGGGAAACATAAGCGCTGATGATTATTTTACCACTTCTGAAGCTATTCTTACATTGAACGATTACGAAATAAATACCTATCTATGGAAAAAGGATTTATTTGAGGGCCAGCCAAGTCCGGACTGGACGACGGCCTATCAACAGATTTTTTATGCAAATGTGGTATTGGATGGACTCGGAAAGTACACCTCTCAAAAAACAATTCAAGAAAAAGCAAATACACTAAAAGGTCGTGCATTATTCTTCCGGGCAATTGCACTTTATCATTTAACGCAAGGGTTTGCAGAGCCGTATGATGTACAGACAGCATCTTCAGTTTTAGGACTACCAGTAAGGACAAGCTCTGATGTCAACATTATTTCACCGCGAGGAACGTTAAAACAAACTTACGATCAAATTATAGCTGATCTTAAACTAGCTGAAACCCTGCTGCCTGTGCGTGTTACTTATAAGACAATTCCATATAAACCTGCGGCGCTGGCAATGCTTGCCCGCACTTATTTAACTATGGGTGATTATATCAATGCCGAAAAATATGCAGATGATTGTTTAAAGCTAGAGGGAAAACTTATAGATTACAATTTGTTAAATCCTGCTGATATTCGTCCAATTCCTTCATCTATTCCAAATGGTAATGATGAGGTACTTTTCCATACCTCACTAATCGCTTATAAATTTAATAATAGAAAAAGGAGTTTTATTGCTGAGGATGTTTACAATTTATACGATAACAGTGACTTACGAAGAGCAATATTTTTTGATAAGGATGGTAATGGCGTAATAACATTTAAAGGTGGATACAGCAATGTAGATTCTTTTTGTGGACTCGCTACTGACGAAATTCTTCTCATAAGGGCTGAATGCGCTGCGAGAAGAAAGGATTTAAACAGCGCATTAAGGGATATCAATACGCTACTCAAAAATCGTATTGATAAAAAGATATTCACTCCGTTTTTTACCAATGATGCGGAGATCGCGTTAGATAAAATAATTTCTGAGAGAAGAAAGGAGCTATTCGGTAGAAGTATCAGATGGTCTGATCTCCGAAGACTAAATAAAGAAACAAAGTATGCTGTCACTTTAAAAAGGAGTATCAATAATATCGTATATACATTACCTCCTAATGATCCAAAGTATACTTTTCCGATTCCGGATGATGAGATTAAAATGAGCGGAATACCGCAAAATATCCGATAA